A region of Acidobacteriota bacterium DNA encodes the following proteins:
- a CDS encoding radical SAM protein: MIGIQILPTLGCNFQCIYCYKSSQSNTRFMSKEVMDAIVTYVKKTIKPTTKHLSVSWYGGEPLLAMKQIEYLSSSFIDICNKNNINEYFSHITTNGYLLTRKNLNTLLKFKINNLQVTIDGPEDIHNKRRVLKNGTGTYKRILTNLKYAISRNINITFRINRQVYGKRIILNLRVKESLNLGKYHYFAESEHG, translated from the coding sequence GTGATAGGAATTCAGATTTTACCAACCCTTGGGTGTAACTTTCAGTGTATTTACTGCTATAAAAGTTCACAATCTAATACAAGGTTTATGTCCAAGGAAGTAATGGATGCAATAGTGACCTATGTTAAAAAAACAATAAAACCCACTACAAAACATCTGAGTGTATCATGGTATGGTGGTGAGCCATTATTGGCAATGAAGCAGATAGAGTATTTGAGCAGTTCATTTATTGATATATGCAATAAGAATAATATAAATGAATATTTTTCCCATATTACTACAAATGGATATTTATTAACAAGAAAAAATCTGAATACATTATTGAAATTTAAAATTAATAACCTTCAGGTTACTATTGATGGTCCTGAAGATATTCATAATAAGCGAAGAGTATTGAAAAATGGAACAGGCACATATAAAAGAATTTTAACCAATTTAAAATATGCCATTTCCCGTAATATTAATATAACTTTTAGAATAAATAGACAGGTTTATGGGAAAAGGATTATTCTTAATCTTAGAGTGAAAGAATCGCTCAATTTAGGAAAATATCATTATTTCGCTGAAAGTGAACATGGATAA
- a CDS encoding radical SAM protein: MDKHLLIHKFKTKNGNQYVYDAWTNNTYAVNDIEIFLIENYSLLHNPEFKKGLKNKYPNYDIDNSIKEVSSWINVDNAFIPKNFQLMNFYTKEQYCKEVNNLGQMILEVTERCNLICKYCYRNEFTKKRTSPLKDMEWEIAKKSIDYYINKINSPDRTKVKGFASLSFYGGEPLLNIKLIKKCLNYINNLDFDDSITYHITTNGTIINKEIADLLEKHGIQLLISLETAYSDESGH, from the coding sequence ATGGATAAGCATCTTTTGATTCATAAGTTTAAAACGAAAAATGGAAATCAATATGTTTATGATGCTTGGACTAATAATACATATGCTGTTAATGACATAGAGATATTTTTAATTGAAAATTATTCATTATTACATAATCCAGAGTTTAAGAAAGGTCTTAAAAATAAATATCCAAACTATGACATTGATAATTCAATTAAGGAAGTCTCTTCATGGATAAATGTTGATAATGCGTTTATTCCTAAGAATTTTCAACTTATGAATTTTTATACAAAAGAACAGTATTGCAAGGAGGTTAATAATTTAGGTCAAATGATTCTTGAAGTAACAGAAAGATGCAATTTAATATGCAAATATTGCTATAGAAATGAATTTACAAAGAAAAGAACGTCACCTTTGAAAGACATGGAGTGGGAAATTGCAAAAAAATCAATAGATTACTATATCAACAAAATTAACTCCCCAGATAGAACAAAAGTGAAAGGTTTTGCTTCTTTATCTTTTTACGGAGGAGAACCATTATTAAATATTAAATTAATAAAAAAATGCTTAAATTATATTAACAATTTAGATTTCGATGATAGTATTACATACCATATAACCACAAATGGAACAATTATTAATAAGGAAATAGCTGATTTACTCGAA